Proteins co-encoded in one Bacillus sp. FSL H8-0547 genomic window:
- the nagA gene encoding N-acetylglucosamine-6-phosphate deacetylase, producing the protein MAEICLLNAEIYTGESIIESGYVLIEDEKITQVGMMEDYQEQSGFERVIDLNHAARVVPGFIDLHIHGAHGADVMDASLEALQIMTSKLPLEGTTSFLATTMTSSKEQISEALVNAAAYLKEKNQTGAEILGIHLEGPFLNPKRAGAQAPGNIIEPSIDLFDRWHEESGGSIKLVTLAPEREGGYALAGHLKSLSIVPSIGHSDAVYQEVETAIASGVHHATHLFNGMRGIHHRDAGTAGAVLMKDEVITEMIVDGIHIAPEMVKFAYRMKGSERAILITDAMRAKGLGPGTYDLGGQEVTVDGERATLADGTLAGSILTFRDAVVNMMSFTGCSLQDAVTMSSVNPAKQIGVYDRKGSLEKGKDADIAVLDDQLNVMMTICRGTISFTGSADK; encoded by the coding sequence ATGGCAGAAATATGCTTATTGAACGCTGAAATTTATACTGGCGAATCCATTATTGAGAGTGGGTACGTTTTAATAGAAGATGAAAAAATAACACAAGTCGGGATGATGGAGGATTATCAGGAGCAGAGCGGATTTGAGCGCGTAATTGATTTAAACCACGCTGCAAGAGTCGTTCCGGGCTTTATTGATCTCCATATCCACGGAGCACACGGTGCGGATGTGATGGACGCTTCTTTAGAAGCGCTGCAAATAATGACTTCAAAGCTTCCACTTGAAGGAACAACAAGTTTTCTGGCAACTACAATGACTTCAAGTAAAGAACAAATTTCTGAAGCTCTTGTCAATGCGGCCGCATACTTAAAAGAAAAAAATCAAACCGGTGCAGAGATCCTTGGCATCCATCTTGAAGGTCCATTTTTAAATCCGAAACGGGCAGGGGCTCAGGCACCAGGAAATATTATTGAACCCTCAATTGACCTTTTTGACAGGTGGCATGAAGAGTCAGGCGGAAGCATTAAACTTGTGACACTGGCACCGGAGCGCGAAGGCGGGTATGCGCTTGCCGGCCATTTAAAGAGTTTGTCCATCGTCCCGTCTATCGGCCACAGTGATGCTGTTTATCAGGAAGTGGAGACGGCGATTGCAAGCGGTGTCCATCATGCGACACATCTTTTTAACGGAATGAGAGGGATTCACCACCGCGACGCAGGCACTGCAGGAGCTGTTCTGATGAAGGATGAAGTGATAACGGAAATGATTGTCGACGGCATTCATATTGCACCTGAAATGGTCAAGTTTGCTTATAGGATGAAAGGCAGTGAAAGGGCCATTCTTATAACTGATGCTATGCGTGCCAAAGGGCTCGGTCCAGGCACTTACGATCTTGGCGGACAGGAAGTAACAGTTGACGGGGAGCGGGCGACACTCGCTGATGGGACACTTGCAGGAAGTATTCTTACATTCAGAGATGCGGTAGTCAACATGATGTCATTCACGGGGTGCTCCCTTCAGGATGCTGTCACGATGTCATCTGTTAATCCTGCTAAACAAATTGGGGTCTACGACAGAAAAGGCAGCCTTGAGAAGGGAAAAGATGCAGACATTGCCGTGCTCGATGACCAATTGAATGTGATGATGACGATCTGCAGAGGAACGATATCTTTTACAGGGAGTGCTGACAAATGA